Proteins from a genomic interval of Brucella intermedia LMG 3301:
- a CDS encoding LysR substrate-binding domain-containing protein: MVSPSWDLGSLGVFEAVGRLENLTLAARELGMTQPAVSYQIKRIEERLGVVLFARRARGVEILPEGRILYDAVRSGLDGIDEAVQQIRRRQRAPGLRIATDYGFATFWLMPRVAQFRPKHPEVDVRITASSMLQPLDRRDADISILFGGRGDFPKDAIAFIGEKVVPVCSPAYLAAHGPFPDGKRLGAASLLHLDTLQGDRWFTWQSWLDAIGEDIEDGNYGLVFNTYNLVIEAAIADQGVALGWAGLIDGAVQRGQLVHACEVSQTSDKGYWLIFNPDISAGARRLALELLEATEAG, from the coding sequence ATGGTTTCTCCATCCTGGGATCTTGGCAGCCTTGGCGTTTTCGAAGCGGTGGGACGATTGGAAAATCTGACCCTCGCAGCGCGTGAACTGGGCATGACGCAACCGGCGGTGAGTTATCAGATAAAACGCATCGAGGAGCGTCTGGGTGTCGTGCTGTTCGCCCGGCGCGCCCGCGGGGTCGAAATTCTGCCCGAAGGCCGCATTCTTTACGATGCGGTGCGCAGCGGTCTGGATGGAATCGATGAGGCGGTGCAGCAGATCAGACGTCGCCAGCGTGCGCCGGGATTGCGCATCGCAACCGATTACGGCTTCGCAACCTTCTGGCTGATGCCGCGTGTCGCGCAGTTCCGCCCGAAACATCCGGAAGTGGATGTGCGCATCACGGCATCGTCCATGCTTCAGCCGCTCGACCGGCGTGACGCGGACATTTCAATCCTCTTCGGCGGACGCGGGGACTTCCCGAAGGACGCCATAGCCTTCATCGGCGAAAAGGTCGTGCCGGTGTGCTCCCCGGCCTATCTTGCCGCGCATGGTCCCTTTCCGGACGGAAAACGGCTCGGCGCGGCCTCGCTCCTGCATCTCGACACCTTGCAGGGCGACCGCTGGTTCACATGGCAGTCATGGCTCGATGCTATCGGTGAAGATATTGAGGACGGCAATTACGGGCTGGTCTTCAACACCTATAACCTGGTGATCGAGGCAGCGATTGCCGATCAGGGCGTGGCGCTCGGCTGGGCGGGGCTGATCGACGGCGCGGTGCAGCGCGGACAGCTTGTCCATGCCTGCGAGGTGTCGCAGACGAGCGACAAGGGCTACTGGCTGATCTTCAATCCGGATATTTCCGCGGGCGCACGGAGGCTTGCGCTGGAATTGCTCGAGGCGACAGAGGCAGGCTGA
- a CDS encoding DUF808 domain-containing protein, with protein MASGLFALLDDVAAIAKMAAASLDDVAGQTAKASAKAAGIVIDDTAVTPKYVVGLKPERELPVIWKITKGSLRNKLVFLLPLALILGYFAPSFIMPLLMIGGVYLAFEGTEKLVEFFIPHSEDAHEETKAGTPQEIEETTVNGAIRTDFILSAEIMALTLAGLAPSSIYTQAAILASVAILITFVVYGVVGIIVKLDDVGVSLVRNSHTAFGRQLGKGLVAGMPIILKVLSTVGTVAMLWVGGSIIVHGLDSIGVHSVEAFIHSLVSHLPTEGTRFAAAFEWIATSFLQAVLAVLIGIVVVIVVKGYKSLKAKA; from the coding sequence ATGGCATCCGGCTTGTTCGCACTTCTCGATGATGTCGCGGCCATTGCGAAGATGGCGGCAGCCTCGCTCGACGATGTCGCAGGACAGACGGCAAAGGCCAGCGCCAAGGCGGCGGGCATCGTCATCGATGACACGGCCGTCACCCCGAAATATGTCGTGGGGCTGAAACCGGAACGCGAATTGCCGGTCATCTGGAAGATCACCAAGGGATCGCTGCGCAACAAGCTCGTCTTCCTGCTGCCGCTGGCGCTCATCCTCGGCTATTTCGCGCCGTCCTTCATCATGCCGCTTCTCATGATCGGCGGCGTCTATCTGGCTTTTGAAGGAACGGAAAAGCTGGTGGAATTCTTCATTCCGCACAGCGAAGATGCACATGAGGAAACCAAGGCCGGCACGCCGCAGGAGATCGAGGAAACGACCGTCAATGGCGCAATCCGCACCGATTTCATCCTGTCGGCGGAAATCATGGCGCTGACGCTGGCAGGGCTCGCCCCTTCAAGCATCTATACGCAGGCGGCTATCCTCGCCAGCGTCGCCATACTGATCACCTTCGTCGTTTACGGCGTGGTCGGCATCATCGTGAAGCTCGATGACGTGGGCGTCTCGCTGGTACGCAACAGCCATACCGCTTTCGGCAGGCAGCTTGGCAAGGGACTGGTCGCGGGCATGCCCATCATCCTCAAGGTTCTGAGCACCGTCGGCACCGTCGCCATGCTCTGGGTCGGCGGCAGCATCATCGTTCACGGGCTGGATTCCATCGGCGTCCACAGCGTCGAAGCCTTCATCCATTCCCTCGTTTCGCACCTGCCGACCGAAGGTACCCGTTTTGCAGCCGCCTTCGAATGGATCGCAACGTCTTTCCTGCAGGCAGTGCTTGCCGTCCTGATCGGCATTGTCGTGGTGATCGTCGTCAAGGGCTACAAGTCCCTGAAGGCGAAGGCCTGA
- a CDS encoding YeeE/YedE family protein: protein MKQSAFARLSVTLLAGAIFGFGLSLSGMIDPARVTGFLNIASGHWDPSLAFVLGGALLVAIPGVLLQRRMARPVLGQSFHLPEKTEIDRRLIAGSAIFGAGWGLAGFCPGPVVSALSMGLPQVWLFVAMMCLGMLFHDRILNRMATVAPQS, encoded by the coding sequence ATGAAACAGTCGGCATTCGCGCGCCTCTCCGTGACCTTGCTTGCCGGTGCGATCTTCGGTTTCGGCCTGTCGCTGTCGGGCATGATCGATCCCGCCCGCGTGACGGGATTCCTGAATATTGCCAGCGGCCATTGGGATCCGAGCCTTGCCTTCGTGCTGGGCGGTGCTCTGCTGGTGGCAATCCCCGGCGTCCTGTTGCAGCGGCGCATGGCGCGGCCCGTGCTCGGCCAATCCTTCCATCTGCCGGAAAAGACAGAAATCGACCGGCGGCTGATCGCCGGTTCCGCGATATTCGGCGCGGGGTGGGGGCTCGCCGGCTTCTGCCCCGGTCCTGTCGTGTCGGCGCTCTCGATGGGCCTGCCGCAGGTCTGGCTCTTCGTCGCGATGATGTGTCTGGGAATGCTTTTCCACGACCGCATTCTCAACCGGATGGCAACGGTGGCGCCCCAATCTTGA
- a CDS encoding extracellular solute-binding protein, whose translation MNKGISRRTFMAGAGIATGMGLMLPKGAWAQSAKLPSSPVALNVIDAAGNLALTQPIFDNFAAGQKALVSRFTFNKAPAPELPGKIKAQQRANRIDIDMVIVGPDALSAGLADDIWTDIIALPDNGLPKLQDIYLEPAWRMQEMSKGKGVVVSYYPSGPLLEYHPDKVKTPPKTAEELLAWAKENPNKFIYARPANSGPGRTFLMGLPYLLKDSDPKDPVKGWDKTWAYLKELHKNIEYYPAGTGALMKELGEGTRDMTVTTTGWDINPRALGVVPKEMGVSKLDGFHWVCDAHYFAIPKGVPEEKVAVLMEFIKFALKPDQQAYSYDAGYFYPGPAVKDVTIEMAPKESQNIIAEFGRPEYADWIANNPIELPLEPEALVAAFRRWDEEVAGG comes from the coding sequence ATGAACAAGGGAATTTCACGCCGCACATTCATGGCGGGGGCCGGGATTGCGACCGGCATGGGGCTCATGCTGCCGAAGGGCGCATGGGCGCAGTCGGCGAAACTGCCGTCCTCGCCGGTGGCGCTCAACGTCATCGATGCCGCTGGCAATCTGGCGCTGACACAGCCGATCTTCGATAATTTCGCAGCCGGGCAGAAGGCGCTTGTTTCGCGCTTCACCTTCAACAAGGCACCGGCGCCGGAACTGCCGGGAAAGATCAAGGCGCAGCAGCGCGCCAACCGCATCGACATCGACATGGTGATCGTCGGACCGGACGCGCTTTCCGCCGGGCTTGCCGACGACATATGGACCGACATCATTGCGCTGCCGGACAATGGCCTGCCGAAGTTGCAGGATATCTATCTGGAACCCGCCTGGCGCATGCAGGAAATGTCGAAGGGCAAGGGCGTCGTCGTTTCCTATTATCCATCCGGCCCCCTGCTTGAATATCATCCGGACAAGGTGAAGACGCCGCCGAAGACCGCGGAAGAACTGCTCGCCTGGGCAAAGGAAAATCCGAACAAGTTCATCTATGCCCGCCCGGCCAATTCCGGTCCGGGGCGCACCTTCCTGATGGGGCTTCCCTATCTCCTGAAGGACAGCGACCCGAAAGACCCGGTCAAGGGCTGGGACAAGACCTGGGCCTATCTGAAGGAATTGCACAAGAACATCGAATATTATCCGGCAGGCACGGGCGCGCTCATGAAGGAACTGGGCGAAGGCACGCGCGACATGACGGTGACGACTACCGGCTGGGATATCAATCCGCGTGCGCTGGGGGTGGTGCCGAAGGAGATGGGCGTCAGCAAGCTCGACGGCTTCCACTGGGTTTGCGACGCGCATTATTTCGCGATCCCCAAGGGCGTACCGGAGGAAAAGGTGGCGGTGCTGATGGAGTTCATCAAGTTCGCGCTCAAGCCCGACCAGCAGGCCTATTCCTATGACGCTGGATATTTCTATCCGGGCCCGGCGGTGAAGGATGTCACCATCGAGATGGCGCCGAAGGAAAGCCAGAACATCATCGCGGAGTTCGGCCGTCCGGAATATGCCGACTGGATCGCCAATAATCCGATCGAGCTGCCGCTTGAGCCGGAGGCGCTGGTCGCCGCGTTCCGCCGCTGGGACGAAGAGGTCGCCGGGGGCTGA
- a CDS encoding dihydrodipicolinate synthase family protein — protein sequence MDLAGYRRVLRGISGVHATAYDARGEIDAGLTGEIVGRIAQAGVHNIVTGGNTGEFYSLTEDEVIRLQAIAIAAVDGKAAVTAAAGRSVREAIRVASTAGKAGADGVMIHHPLDPFAAPHAQVDYFIAIAEAIDLPIVAYIRSDLIPLDEMVRLATHPKVAGVKFASQNTMLFFECCRATKGMEATWICGLAESWALPFYALGGRGFTSGLVNVAPKRSLAVWNALEAGDFARARAVVESVADFETMRTRYRNGANVTVVKEALQIQGLDVGKVRLPGLPQLEANDRGTLRKIVSGWESDGIV from the coding sequence ATGGATTTAGCGGGCTACCGCCGGGTGCTTCGCGGCATTTCGGGCGTGCATGCGACTGCCTATGACGCAAGGGGCGAGATCGATGCCGGACTGACGGGTGAAATCGTCGGGCGCATCGCGCAGGCAGGTGTTCATAACATCGTCACCGGGGGGAATACCGGCGAATTCTACAGTCTTACCGAGGATGAAGTCATCCGGCTTCAGGCGATTGCCATTGCCGCGGTTGACGGAAAGGCTGCTGTAACGGCTGCCGCCGGGCGTTCGGTGCGCGAGGCGATCCGGGTCGCGAGCACGGCAGGCAAGGCGGGGGCCGATGGCGTGATGATCCACCATCCGCTCGATCCCTTCGCCGCGCCCCACGCGCAGGTGGATTACTTCATCGCCATTGCCGAAGCCATCGACCTGCCCATCGTCGCCTATATCCGCTCGGATTTGATCCCGCTCGATGAAATGGTGCGCCTTGCCACCCATCCGAAGGTCGCAGGCGTCAAGTTCGCATCGCAGAACACGATGCTTTTCTTCGAGTGCTGCCGGGCGACGAAGGGCATGGAAGCGACTTGGATCTGCGGTCTGGCGGAAAGCTGGGCCTTGCCGTTCTATGCCCTTGGTGGGCGCGGTTTCACCTCCGGCCTCGTCAATGTCGCGCCGAAGCGCTCGCTTGCCGTGTGGAACGCGCTGGAGGCGGGAGATTTCGCAAGGGCGCGGGCAGTGGTCGAAAGCGTTGCCGATTTCGAGACCATGCGCACCAGATACCGCAACGGCGCCAATGTGACCGTTGTGAAGGAAGCCTTGCAGATTCAGGGGCTCGATGTGGGCAAGGTGCGGCTTCCCGGATTGCCGCAGCTTGAAGCGAATGATCGGGGGACGCTTCGCAAGATCGTCTCCGGCTGGGAGAGCGATGGCATTGTCTGA
- the bigR gene encoding sulfite-sensing transcriptional repressor BigR: MDAISGRAPANAKRMTRAQMEGRATEVAELLKTLSHPARLMLACTLAEGEYSVGELEEALGIHQPTLSQQLGVLREAGVVETRREAKQIFYRLTEARAAQLIEALYGIFCASEART, encoded by the coding sequence ATGGATGCGATTTCGGGCCGTGCGCCCGCCAATGCAAAGAGGATGACGCGCGCGCAAATGGAAGGCCGGGCAACAGAGGTTGCCGAACTCCTCAAGACGTTGTCGCATCCGGCGCGGCTCATGCTGGCCTGCACGCTTGCAGAAGGTGAATATTCGGTCGGCGAGCTGGAGGAAGCGCTAGGCATCCATCAGCCGACGCTGTCGCAGCAACTGGGCGTGCTGCGGGAGGCGGGCGTGGTCGAAACCCGTCGCGAGGCGAAGCAGATTTTCTACCGGCTGACGGAAGCGAGGGCCGCGCAGTTGATCGAGGCTCTCTACGGCATTTTCTGTGCATCGGAGGCCAGGACATGA
- a CDS encoding TIGR00645 family protein, whose translation MKRIELLIENIILASRWLLVVFYLGLAVALAIYAVSFVGKLFDFATKVTALNDTDTILKVLGLIDAALIASLVVMVIISGYENFVSRFDQAGDEVHWLGTIDAGSLKIKVASTIVAISSIHLLQIFLNATSYTSGQLMWFTIIHLAFVFSALFLAYIDRLTAKDKGGAKRKGKIEPNI comes from the coding sequence ATGAAACGAATTGAACTCCTGATCGAAAACATCATTCTGGCGTCGCGCTGGCTGCTGGTGGTCTTTTATCTCGGCCTTGCCGTGGCGCTGGCGATCTATGCCGTATCCTTCGTGGGCAAACTGTTCGATTTTGCCACGAAAGTCACCGCGCTCAACGATACCGACACGATCCTGAAAGTCCTCGGGCTCATCGACGCGGCGCTGATTGCGAGCCTCGTGGTCATGGTCATCATTTCGGGCTATGAGAATTTCGTCAGCCGCTTCGATCAGGCGGGCGACGAGGTGCACTGGCTCGGCACCATCGATGCCGGTTCGCTCAAGATCAAGGTCGCCTCGACCATCGTTGCGATCTCGTCGATCCACCTGCTGCAGATATTCCTTAACGCGACCAGCTATACGTCGGGCCAGCTGATGTGGTTCACTATCATCCATCTGGCATTCGTATTCTCGGCGCTGTTCCTCGCCTATATCGACAGGCTCACCGCTAAGGACAAGGGCGGAGCCAAGAGGAAGGGCAAGATCGAGCCCAATATCTGA
- a CDS encoding GntR family transcriptional regulator translates to MHDNLREAIISGRIKSGEKLNERQLASDLGISTSPLKEALRQLEGEGLVRTEARRGTFVSFNARQAEEMTLARAALESIIARQAAKHGGEEAFGFLRAVIEEMRAAVEAGNVDLLIELNEKFHDGIHEASGCEYLRRLQNAQRMYDHAARVTVLSREDVRRQSFKEHEAIMQAITARNGDLAERLMREHIVKAGDTHIELVF, encoded by the coding sequence GTGCATGACAATCTGCGGGAGGCGATCATTTCCGGACGCATCAAGTCTGGCGAGAAGCTGAACGAGAGGCAGCTGGCTTCCGATCTGGGCATCAGCACGAGCCCGTTGAAAGAGGCGCTGCGCCAGCTGGAAGGGGAAGGGCTGGTCAGGACCGAGGCGCGGCGCGGGACGTTCGTATCGTTCAATGCGCGGCAGGCCGAGGAAATGACGCTCGCCCGTGCCGCGCTGGAAAGCATCATTGCGCGGCAGGCGGCCAAGCATGGCGGCGAGGAGGCGTTCGGCTTTCTTCGCGCGGTGATCGAGGAAATGCGCGCGGCGGTGGAAGCGGGCAATGTCGATCTGCTGATCGAGTTGAACGAGAAGTTCCACGACGGCATCCATGAGGCATCGGGCTGCGAATATCTGCGCCGGTTGCAGAATGCGCAGCGCATGTACGACCACGCCGCAAGAGTGACAGTCCTGTCGCGCGAGGATGTGCGCCGCCAGTCGTTCAAGGAACATGAGGCTATCATGCAGGCAATCACGGCCCGCAACGGCGATCTGGCCGAGCGGCTGATGCGTGAGCACATCGTGAAAGCGGGGGATACGCATATCGAACTGGTCTTCTGA
- a CDS encoding VOC family protein, producing the protein MLNQIKGLHHVTLLAADARSNNRFFTDVLGLRRVKKTVNFDDPSVYHLYYGDEVGTPGTVMTYFPFPGIPRGRDGTGEVGTTVFAVPQGSLGFWKDRFEQSAVKVDSEDEAFGEKRVHFRGPDGDSFALVEVKDDPRAPWAHEGIDPDHAIRGFHSVSMRLRDEGATAELLKYMGYQKLDAKDGVSRFLMPEGNGAGVIDLETLPAVGRNQQGAGSVHHVAFAVENREKQLEVRKALMDTGYHVTPVIDRDYFWAIYFRTPGGVLFEVATNEPGFDRDEDTAHLGEALKLPTQHQHLRSYLEEHLDKI; encoded by the coding sequence ATGCTTAACCAGATCAAGGGCCTCCACCACGTCACCTTGCTTGCCGCCGATGCGCGCTCCAACAACCGGTTCTTTACCGATGTCCTGGGGCTGCGCCGCGTCAAGAAGACCGTCAATTTCGACGATCCGAGCGTTTACCACCTCTATTATGGTGACGAAGTTGGCACGCCCGGCACCGTCATGACCTATTTCCCGTTCCCCGGCATACCGCGCGGACGCGACGGCACGGGCGAGGTGGGGACGACCGTCTTTGCCGTGCCGCAGGGCTCGCTCGGTTTCTGGAAGGACCGGTTCGAGCAGTCTGCCGTCAAGGTGGATTCGGAAGACGAGGCGTTCGGTGAAAAGCGTGTCCATTTTCGCGGGCCGGACGGCGACAGCTTTGCGCTGGTCGAAGTGAAGGACGATCCGCGTGCGCCATGGGCGCATGAAGGGATCGATCCCGACCATGCAATCCGTGGCTTTCATTCGGTCTCGATGCGGCTTCGCGACGAGGGCGCTACAGCCGAACTGCTGAAATATATGGGATACCAGAAGCTCGACGCGAAGGACGGCGTCAGCCGCTTCCTCATGCCGGAGGGCAATGGCGCGGGCGTCATCGATCTGGAGACACTTCCGGCAGTGGGCCGCAACCAGCAGGGCGCGGGTTCCGTGCATCATGTGGCTTTCGCCGTCGAAAATCGCGAGAAGCAATTGGAAGTGCGCAAGGCGCTGATGGATACGGGCTATCACGTCACGCCGGTCATCGACCGCGATTATTTCTGGGCGATCTATTTCCGCACGCCGGGCGGCGTATTGTTCGAGGTGGCGACCAACGAACCCGGTTTCGACCGCGACGAGGACACGGCGCATCTTGGCGAAGCTTTGAAGCTGCCGACGCAGCACCAGCATCTGCGCAGCTATCTTGAAGAACATCTCGACAAGATCTGA
- a CDS encoding alpha/beta hydrolase, with the protein MTTQTYEHRLKAGAKGAPLFIVFHGTGGDENQFFGLAEQLLPDATIVSPRGDVSEYGAARFFRRTGEGVYDMEDLARATDKMAGFIAALAAEHKPSEVIGLGYSNGANIMANLLIEKGRVFDKAALLHPLVPFRPKDNPALEGAKILMTAGRMDPICPPDLTEALAQYFERQKADVELVWHPGGHELRQTELAAVQSLLAY; encoded by the coding sequence ATGACCACTCAAACCTATGAGCACCGGCTGAAGGCCGGTGCAAAGGGTGCGCCGCTCTTCATCGTGTTTCACGGCACAGGCGGCGACGAAAACCAGTTCTTCGGACTGGCGGAACAGCTTTTGCCGGACGCGACCATCGTGTCGCCGCGCGGCGACGTGTCGGAATATGGCGCCGCGCGCTTCTTCCGCCGCACGGGCGAGGGCGTCTATGACATGGAAGACCTTGCCCGCGCCACCGACAAGATGGCCGGGTTCATTGCCGCCCTTGCGGCTGAACACAAGCCGTCCGAAGTGATCGGGCTCGGCTATTCCAACGGGGCCAACATCATGGCGAACCTGCTGATCGAGAAAGGCAGGGTCTTCGACAAGGCAGCGCTTCTGCATCCGCTGGTCCCGTTCAGGCCGAAGGATAATCCGGCGCTTGAAGGAGCGAAAATCCTCATGACCGCCGGGCGGATGGACCCCATCTGTCCGCCGGACCTGACGGAAGCGCTGGCGCAATATTTCGAGCGCCAGAAAGCCGATGTCGAGCTTGTCTGGCATCCGGGCGGGCACGAATTGCGCCAGACGGAACTGGCCGCAGTCCAGTCGCTTCTCGCATACTGA
- a CDS encoding YeeE/YedE family protein, with the protein MIATYLQSLAGGMLLGLSAVLLLLMNGRIAGISGIVGRLLGGQQIPANAVFVVGLVLGPIIYAAIYGSFPPVTMAMSWPVIVVAGLLVGVGTRMGSGCTSGHGILGMARFSWRSIAATLTFLITGIVVATISGAFL; encoded by the coding sequence ATGATCGCCACCTATCTGCAATCGCTGGCGGGCGGAATGCTGCTTGGCCTTTCCGCGGTCCTGCTTCTTCTCATGAACGGACGCATCGCCGGTATCAGTGGCATCGTCGGGCGGCTTCTGGGTGGCCAGCAGATCCCGGCCAATGCGGTTTTCGTCGTCGGCCTCGTTCTGGGTCCGATTATCTATGCCGCGATTTATGGCTCCTTTCCCCCCGTCACCATGGCCATGTCATGGCCCGTCATCGTCGTGGCCGGGCTTCTGGTCGGTGTCGGAACCCGCATGGGTTCGGGCTGCACGTCAGGCCACGGCATTCTCGGCATGGCGCGGTTTTCCTGGCGCTCGATAGCGGCGACGCTCACTTTCCTCATAACCGGCATCGTGGTTGCCACCATTTCGGGAGCGTTCCTATGA
- a CDS encoding ABC transporter ATP-binding protein encodes MAGLLKRFAGYYRPHRGLFALDFSSAVASGLLELAFPVAVTLFIDKLLPTGQLGVIAIAAVGLLAIYVLNAFLQVIVTYWGHMLGIKIETEMRRKAFDHLQKLSFGFFDNQKTGHLVARLTKDLEEIGEVAHHGPEDVFIAIMTLIGAFILMLWVHPPLALITAVIVPLSAYVTTRYGGRMTNTWHALYRRVGDFNARIEENVGGIRVVQAFTNEDHERQLFAESNDKYLTTKLAAYKIMAASMSLSYLSMRFVQVVVMLAGAWFVVRGELTAGGFVGFLLLVNVFFRPIEKINSVIETYPKGIAGFQRYTEFLDTRPDIADRPGAQTVARLTGDIEYRGVSFGYNAACPIVDGLDISIRAGETIAFVGPSGAGKTTICSLLPRFYDVTKGAILADGIDIRDMTLKSLRSNIGIVSQDVFLFAGTIRENIAYGRLDATDAEIAEAARRARLDGVIASLPDGYDTIIGERGVKLSGGQKQRLAIARIFLKNPPILILDEATSALDTETERAIQQSLAELSQGRTTLVIAHRLATIVNADRILVVEGGRIAEQGSHAALLEMKDGRYRRLHVAQAGLDQS; translated from the coding sequence ATGGCTGGGTTGCTGAAACGCTTTGCCGGATATTACCGTCCGCATCGTGGGCTGTTCGCGCTGGATTTTTCCAGTGCGGTGGCATCCGGCCTGCTTGAGCTTGCCTTTCCGGTCGCCGTCACGCTTTTCATCGACAAGCTGCTGCCCACCGGGCAGCTCGGCGTTATCGCCATCGCTGCGGTTGGCTTGCTCGCCATCTATGTTCTCAATGCCTTCCTTCAGGTCATCGTAACCTATTGGGGGCATATGCTCGGCATCAAGATCGAGACAGAGATGCGGCGCAAGGCTTTCGATCACTTGCAGAAGCTCTCCTTCGGCTTCTTCGACAACCAGAAGACCGGCCATCTGGTCGCGCGGCTGACCAAGGATCTGGAAGAAATCGGCGAGGTAGCGCATCACGGCCCCGAGGATGTCTTCATCGCGATCATGACCCTGATCGGCGCCTTCATCCTTATGCTGTGGGTGCATCCGCCGCTGGCGCTGATTACCGCCGTCATCGTTCCGCTGTCGGCCTATGTCACCACCCGTTACGGCGGGCGCATGACCAACACATGGCACGCGCTTTACCGGCGCGTCGGCGATTTCAACGCCCGCATCGAGGAGAATGTCGGCGGCATCCGCGTCGTTCAGGCCTTTACGAACGAGGACCATGAGCGGCAGCTTTTCGCCGAAAGCAACGACAAATATCTGACCACCAAGCTTGCTGCCTACAAGATCATGGCGGCGTCCATGTCGCTCTCCTATCTGTCGATGCGCTTCGTGCAGGTCGTGGTGATGCTGGCGGGCGCGTGGTTCGTGGTGCGCGGCGAACTGACGGCTGGCGGGTTCGTCGGCTTCCTGCTGCTGGTCAACGTGTTCTTCCGCCCGATTGAAAAGATCAATTCGGTCATCGAGACCTATCCCAAGGGCATTGCCGGTTTCCAGCGCTATACGGAGTTTCTCGACACGCGCCCGGATATTGCGGACCGCCCCGGTGCGCAGACGGTTGCGCGCCTCACCGGTGATATAGAATATCGCGGTGTGAGCTTCGGCTACAACGCCGCGTGTCCCATTGTCGACGGCCTCGATATTTCCATCCGCGCGGGCGAAACCATTGCCTTCGTCGGTCCATCGGGTGCGGGCAAGACCACGATCTGCTCGCTGCTGCCGCGCTTTTATGATGTGACGAAGGGTGCGATCCTTGCCGACGGCATCGACATTCGCGATATGACGCTGAAATCCCTGCGCTCCAACATCGGCATCGTCAGCCAGGATGTTTTCCTGTTCGCGGGAACGATCCGGGAAAACATAGCCTATGGCCGTCTTGATGCGACCGACGCGGAAATCGCCGAGGCCGCGCGCCGCGCGCGGCTTGATGGTGTCATCGCCAGCCTGCCGGACGGCTATGACACGATTATCGGCGAGCGTGGCGTGAAGCTTTCCGGCGGGCAGAAGCAGCGCCTGGCCATTGCGCGCATATTCCTCAAAAACCCGCCTATCCTTATCCTCGATGAAGCGACGTCGGCGCTCGATACGGAAACCGAACGCGCCATCCAGCAGTCGCTGGCCGAGCTTTCGCAAGGCCGCACCACGCTGGTGATCGCGCATCGCCTCGCAACCATCGTCAATGCCGACCGCATTCTGGTGGTGGAGGGCGGGCGCATCGCCGAGCAGGGCAGTCATGCCGCGCTTCTGGAAATGAAGGATGGGCGCTACAGGCGCCTGCATGTCGCGCAGGCCGGACTGGATCAGTCCTAG
- the choX gene encoding choline ABC transporter substrate-binding protein, which yields MRYFKIAALAFTALAGLSGTASAADPAACETIRLSDPGWTDITSTNSIASVLLEGLGYKPDVKTMSVPIGYEALKTGNLDVFLGNWMPAQQKFRDDLDKAKAAEVIVKNLEGAKFTLAVPDYVASEGVKNFTDLAAHADKFGKEIYGIEPGAPANQNIQKIIEDQKFKLAGWKLVESSEQAMLAQVDRKNKDKNWVVFLAWAPHPMNTKLNIEYLAGGDDYFGPNFGGAEVYTLGRTGWAAQCPNAASFFKNLVFTVDIENELMGKILDGGAEGPAAAKEWLKAHPDQIDKWLAGVTTFKGEPGAEAVKASLGL from the coding sequence ATGCGCTACTTCAAGATTGCGGCACTGGCGTTCACGGCACTGGCGGGGCTTTCGGGAACGGCTTCCGCTGCCGATCCGGCGGCTTGCGAAACCATCCGCCTGTCCGATCCGGGCTGGACCGACATTACCTCCACCAACTCCATCGCCAGCGTCTTGCTGGAAGGGCTCGGCTATAAGCCGGATGTGAAGACCATGTCCGTGCCGATCGGCTATGAGGCGCTGAAAACCGGCAATCTGGACGTCTTCCTGGGCAACTGGATGCCCGCGCAACAGAAATTCCGCGACGATCTCGACAAGGCCAAGGCTGCCGAAGTCATCGTGAAAAACCTCGAAGGTGCGAAGTTCACGCTGGCCGTGCCGGACTATGTGGCAAGCGAAGGCGTAAAGAATTTCACCGACCTTGCCGCCCATGCCGACAAGTTCGGCAAGGAAATCTACGGCATCGAACCGGGCGCGCCCGCCAACCAGAACATCCAGAAGATCATCGAGGACCAGAAATTCAAGCTCGCCGGCTGGAAGCTGGTGGAATCGAGCGAGCAGGCAATGCTCGCGCAGGTGGACCGCAAGAACAAGGACAAGAACTGGGTCGTGTTCCTCGCCTGGGCACCGCACCCGATGAACACAAAGCTGAACATCGAATATCTGGCAGGCGGCGATGACTATTTCGGCCCGAATTTCGGTGGCGCGGAAGTCTACACGCTTGGCCGCACCGGATGGGCAGCACAGTGCCCGAATGCGGCAAGCTTCTTCAAGAACCTCGTCTTCACCGTCGACATCGAGAACGAACTGATGGGCAAGATTCTCGATGGCGGTGCGGAAGGTCCCGCAGCCGCGAAGGAATGGCTGAAGGCGCATCCCGACCAGATCGACAAGTGGCTTGCAGGCGTCACCACCTTCAAGGGCGAACCGGGCGCGGAAGCCGTCAAGGCAAGCCTCGGCCTCTGA